Proteins from a single region of Streptococcus mitis:
- a CDS encoding NAD(P)H-hydrate dehydratase has translation MKVIDQALLEKVIIERSRTSHKGDYGRLLLLGGTYPYGGAIIMAALAAVKSGAGLVTVGTDRGNIPALHSHLPEAMAFALQDQQLLKEQLERAEVVLVGPGLRDNAFGEELVKQVFTNLSQNQILIVDGGALAILARTRLSFPSSKLILTPHQKEWEKLSGIAIEKQNEDATASALTSFPQGTILVEKGPATRIWQVGQSDFYQLQVGGPYQATGGTGDTLAGMIAGFAGQFRQASLYERVAVATHLHSAIAQELSQEHYVVLPTEISSYLPKIMKKISQKGT, from the coding sequence ATGAAAGTGATTGATCAAGCCTTACTAGAAAAAGTCATTATTGAACGTTCTCGTACAAGTCATAAAGGAGACTATGGTCGTCTGCTTTTGTTAGGTGGGACCTATCCTTATGGTGGAGCTATCATCATGGCTGCCTTGGCAGCTGTAAAAAGCGGTGCAGGATTGGTGACTGTTGGAACAGATAGGGGAAATATCCCAGCTTTGCACAGTCATTTACCTGAGGCTATGGCCTTTGCTCTTCAAGACCAGCAACTGTTAAAAGAGCAGTTGGAGAGGGCAGAAGTTGTCTTAGTGGGACCTGGTTTACGGGACAATGCTTTTGGAGAAGAACTAGTGAAACAAGTCTTTACTAATTTAAGCCAAAATCAGATTTTGATTGTAGATGGAGGGGCCTTGGCTATTCTTGCCAGAACAAGATTGTCATTTCCTTCCAGTAAGCTTATCCTAACTCCCCACCAAAAAGAATGGGAAAAGCTATCTGGTATTGCTATTGAAAAGCAAAACGAAGATGCAACAGCTAGTGCCCTGACTTCTTTCCCTCAAGGAACAATTTTGGTGGAGAAAGGTCCAGCCACTCGTATTTGGCAAGTTGGTCAATCTGATTTTTACCAGTTACAGGTTGGCGGTCCCTATCAGGCGACTGGGGGAACGGGAGATACACTGGCTGGAATGATTGCAGGATTTGCAGGCCAATTTCGACAGGCCAGTCTCTACGAACGTGTGGCAGTAGCAACCCATCTTCATTCAGCAATAGCACAAGAACTATCTCAAGAACATTATGTTGTCTTGCCGACGGAAATCAGCTCTTATCTGCCCAAAATAATGAAAAAAATATCTCAAAAAGGCACCTGA
- a CDS encoding ISL3 family transposase, which translates to MEQLHFITKLLDIKDPNIQFMDIINRDTHKEIIAKLDYDSPSCPECGSQMKKYDFQKPSKIPYLETTGMPTRILLRKRRFKCYQCSKIAVAETPLIKKNHQIPRIINQKIAQKLIEKTSMTDIAHQLSISTSTVIRKLNDFNFKHDFSRLPEIMSWDEYAFTKGKMSFIAQDFDNLNIITVLEGRTQAIIRNHFLRYDRAVRCQVKIITMDMFSPYYDISRKLFPNAKIVLDRFHIAQHLSRAMSRVRVQIMNQFERKSHEYKAIKRYWKLIQQDSRKLSDKRFYRPTFRMHLTNKEILDKLLSYSEDLKHHYNLYQLLLFHFQNKEPDKFFGLIEDNLKQVHPLFHTVFKTFLKDKEKIVNALQLPYSNAKLEATNNLIKLIKRNAFGFRNFENFKKRIFIALNIKKERTKSVLSRS; encoded by the coding sequence ATGGAACAATTACATTTTATCACAAAACTGCTCGATATCAAAGACCCTAATATCCAATTTATGGATATCATCAATAGGGATACTCACAAAGAAATCATCGCTAAACTGGACTACGACTCTCCATCTTGTCCTGAGTGTGGAAGTCAAATGAAGAAATATGATTTTCAAAAACCGTCTAAGATTCCTTACCTCGAAACGACTGGTATGCCTACTAGAATCCTCCTTAGAAAACGCCGTTTTAAGTGCTATCAGTGCTCGAAAATAGCGGTCGCTGAGACTCCTCTAATAAAGAAAAATCATCAAATCCCTCGTATCATCAACCAAAAAATTGCTCAAAAGCTGATTGAAAAAACTTCTATGACCGATATTGCCCATCAGCTTTCCATTTCAACTTCAACTGTCATTCGAAAGCTCAATGATTTCAACTTTAAGCATGATTTTTCTCGTCTTCCTGAGATTATGTCTTGGGACGAGTATGCCTTCACTAAGGGAAAGATGAGTTTCATTGCGCAAGATTTTGATAATCTCAACATTATCACTGTTCTTGAAGGCAGAACACAAGCTATCATCCGAAATCACTTTCTGCGCTACGATAGAGCCGTTCGTTGTCAGGTGAAAATCATTACTATGGATATGTTTAGCCCCTACTACGATATTTCCAGAAAACTTTTTCCTAACGCTAAAATCGTTCTCGACCGCTTTCACATTGCCCAACATCTCAGCCGTGCTATGAGTCGTGTGCGTGTCCAAATTATGAATCAGTTTGAGCGAAAATCCCATGAATACAAGGCTATCAAGCGTTACTGGAAGCTCATTCAACAGGATAGTCGTAAATTGAGTGATAAACGTTTCTATCGCCCTACTTTTCGCATGCATCTAACCAACAAAGAGATTCTAGATAAGCTTTTGAGCTATTCAGAAGACTTGAAACACCACTACAATCTCTATCAGCTCTTACTTTTTCACTTCCAGAACAAGGAACCTGACAAATTCTTCGGACTTATTGAGGACAATCTAAAGCAGGTTCATCCTCTTTTTCACACTGTCTTTAAAACCTTCCTCAAGGACAAAGAAAAGATTGTCAATGCTCTTCAACTACCTTATTCTAATGCCAAATTAGAAGCGACTAATAATCTCATTAAACTTATCAAACGAAATGCATTTGGTTTTCGGAACTTTGAAAACTTCAAAAAACGGATTTTTATCGCTCTCAATATCAAAAAAGAAAGGACGAAATCCGTCCTTTCTAGATCTTAG